In Brachypodium distachyon strain Bd21 chromosome 5, Brachypodium_distachyon_v3.0, whole genome shotgun sequence, the genomic window AGCCGTAAGCAAAGCCGGAGAGTAATCACGAGCCGGTAAGAGATTAAGCGGCTGGGTAATTAAAGGCGAGGGATTAAAACccggaagcagcagcagcagtactaGTATAAAAAACTGGGAAGCAAACGCGACCCGGCCGCGAAAGAGCACCACCACGGCTAGCCAAGCCAAGCCACCCGCGTCGTCGCTGCCCACAGCTTCCGTATCCGCGGCCGCGCCTCCCGTTTTTCCCGCTGCGGGACGAGCCACCGCctcgcgcggcggccgccgccgccatggcgccgTTCCAGATGCGGTTCGGGCTCCGGCCGGTCTCCCCCTCCCGCTCCtacgacgaggaggaagaagaagaggaggaggacgaagaggaagagtttgacgaggatgaggaggaggacatggaGGTGGAGAGCGAGGGgacggcctcgccgccgccgccgatggcgATGCAGGGCGGGAGGGGGGCGGTGGGAGGAGGGCTGGTGGGCGCGGTGGTGGGCGCGCTGCGGAGGTCGCTGGTGATGTGCAGCGCTGGCGCGGTGgggggcgaggaggagagcacCGACGACAGCGAggggggagaagaggaggggatGGAGATTGGCCGGCCCATGGACGTGCGGCACGTCTCCCACGTCACCTTCGACCGTTTCGGGGGGTTCCTCGGTCTCCCCGCCGACCTCGAGCCGGACGTGCCCCGCCCCACGCCCGGCGTCAGGTCAGCGCTCTCTTCCTTCCTGccgtttttgttttgttttccttcgctttgtttgcttcttctttaattCGTTGTAGTTATTGTGCTGAGCGACTTTATGAACGAATGGCTGCTGCTGAACTGGCGATCGGAAAAGGCTAGTGCGTGCAGTCGTGCACTGCTATGCTAATATCTCTGGAATTTAGTTGTAATTTTCAGCACAACAAATAATTTTTTCGGGGTGATCGGGAATTTTCACTTAGTTTTTGCATCTTCGATAcagcaagttttttttttgtaaggtACATGGTATATTGACACTtagtccaaacaaacaaattaattaataatgATGAAACTTTAGGTAGTACAACTATTGTTTCCAGTGAATAATCGGGAGAGTTGATGGAAATATTCTGCTGTTAGAAAGATGGAAATTAACTCCTTTTTAAGATGAAAATGAACCGAGGTTTGCTCTTCTTTTGTTATGCTTATGCACTCAGAGATGGCTACAAACAGTGGGATTAATTAGTTCCACATTCCACAAGTGGATCTCCAAAAAATGTCAAGTGGTCTACTCTCTGCTTCTGCATATAATTGCCATGAAGCTTGGAGGATACAGGAGGGAGTGTGAGATAAATAAATTGATTTTGGGATTCTGTTGCCTGGCTAAGGGTTGGTCACTTTATTGGGTTTCGTAGCAAGACTTTATTTACTTATGTGCTTGACCTTGAAGTAAGGATTTCTTTAGGTGGTTGGCCAAGTGGCCTGGCCAGCATGGGCAACTCATGAGAATCTTATAACCTATGATATTTTGGATTAGGTGTTTAGGTTCATCTCATCATCTGTACTTGCATCAGATATAATATATGATGTTTTTGTCTTTCCTGCATTCACAAATGTCATTCACATCATCTTTTTAGTTTGTTAAAACCAAATCAGGATttcattattttcttttataacCTAGCTAGATGAGCTAACAGACATGACATTCTCTTTGTCATAGCGCTGTCGTGTCCTACTCGATTTTTTTGACCTATAGCTACTTCAGATTCAAAGTTATCTGCAGTTCGCCTCAACTAAATATCCTCAAACGCGTTTCCCCAGATTAATAGTTGCTAACCTTATCTAGTTCCAATTCTGCATGCAGTGCAAGCGTATTTGGTGTTTCACCAACCTCGTTGCAATGTTCATACGATCAAAGAGGAAACAGTGTGCCTATTATACTGTTAATGATGCAGCGAGAGTTGTATCTACGAGAAGGACTTAAGGTATGAGCAGCTAAGCTAATCAATCAGCAACTTAGATGTCAGTCCCAAATTTGAAGCCCTCGGAGTGCTTATATATTTCCATTGTGTTCTTAGATCGAAGGGATCTTCAGAATTAATGCAGAAAATAGCCAGGAAGTCCGTGTTCGGGACCAATTAAACAGTGGTGTGGTACCGGATCAAGTTGACTTGCACTGCCTGGCTGGGTTGATAAAGGTGCTGCGAATTTCCTCAATAAGTCTTAACTGCAACaatttttattatatttttcactttttttttatttcctcgGTAACACTAACTAGCAGAAAGACATGCTCCTGAGACATCTCTGTTTCTGCAACTCATACATGTTTAGAGCATGAAATATCAACACCGGGAAGGAATACACAAAAAGTTTGTGCAACGAACAATAACATGAAAGTAAAAATGTATAAGATCTATTTGTGGGCAAGGTCTACTTAGGTATACATCTTATTTAACATTTTTTCTTGTACATCAGTTCGTGATCTGTGGTGCCTTTTGTAGGCATGGTTTCGGGAACTTCCAACAGGAGTATTGGACTCACTGACAGCAGAACAAGTAATGCATTGCAACACAGAAGAGGAGTGTGCTCTCCTTGCTTCTATGCTACCACCAATTGAAGCAGCATTACTCGATTGGGCTATTAATCTAATGGCCGATGTTGTGGAGCATGAAAACTACAACAAGATGAATGCTCGAAACATCGCTATGGTTTTTGCACCAAACATGACTCAGGTCATTGGAAATGTTTTATCTTCTTATCTACAGGGCTACTATATGTTAATAAACACATAAACGTGCACACACTAATCCCATGATATTTCTGTTCCAGATGGCCGATCCATTAACTGCCCTGATGCATGCAGTTCAGGTGATGAATTTTCTCAAGACATTAATCATGAAATCTTTAAAGGAAAGAGAGGAGGCAGCTGGAGCACCTAAACCGTTGCAATCATGCTCTGATTCCCCAAATGATCAAGAAGAACCTCAGATGCCAGAGCATTTGGAGAAACCGTTCAGTTGTTCAAATCAGGAAAGCACTGATCACCCTATGATTGACAAGGCTACTTCTGAAAAGCTCCTATTTGAAGCTGAACAAGTCCTCCATCATGATTCAAGACATGGTTTTGAAGGACAAGATAAGTGTGATATGGACCACAAGAAATGCCACAGTGGAGTTTCTCCTCTGGGTGATGAGGCGAATAACCAAGTCAACAGTTCCGGAAAGGAATTTGGTAGTAGAAATGCGGAAGGCTTGTTCGACAGATTTAGTTTCAGGAAAGGTGTCGAGAGGCTTTGCAGGCACCCCGTGTTCCAATTGAGTAGGTCCATGAAGAAGTCTCCAGACGTTGTGGTCTTTGATGGCACCAGAGAAGCAAGACAAGCTTGGGTATGATGTGATAGTGATATTTGTATGTAATTGGTAAATGGCAATGGGACTGTTTTCGCCTTTGTGCTTAGCTGATCTGTCGTTCCTCTGGTTTGTGAGGGTAGAAACGGTTAGCCAGTTAGGGAGTAGGTACTGCAGATTTGGGTGTACATTATAATCGTTTACTTGTGAGGAAAACGTCGGAgtcattgtttttgtttccgATATGGCTATTCGTAAACAGAAGTCACAGTGAACTCGGCTTCTAGTGTATACTCCTGATATGATATTGTGTAACATTTACAGCCAACACAACTAATGTCAGTGAATGGCTGCATAcatgcatttctttttcttttgaagagGAATGCATTCTCTGTCATGAATACTAGCTGTATTCAtgatttttcttgaaaaaacatgatttttcttaCCTTTTGTTTTAGTAGGAATGCATTTTCTATTAGCCAAACATGACGACACCAGCTATACCTGACCGCCCGTACTGGTCCCAACTGATGCTCCCAACTGAAGATGTCACCCCAGTTGGGAGTTGGGACATTCCACATCTTCTCAAACAATGACCATGTCAAATGGCACGGATGCAGGCACAATACGCATGCATATGCCACTGCTGCCCAGTGCATGTGGAGGGATATATGCAATCCTAGAAGCGTTCCACGGTTGTATCATACGTAAGATGGCCGTGCTTCCTCCCCCATGCTGTTCCTCGTTCCTCACAGCACTGATGCTGCTCCTGTTCCGTCCATCTCCAGCGTCGCCTCACGCTTTCTTCATCTTCGGCGACTCCCTCGTCGATGCAGGCAACAATGACTACCTCGTGACCCTCTCCAAGGCCAACGCCCCGCCATACGGTGTCGATTTCTCGTTCTCTGGTGGCAAGCCAACGGGGAGATTCACAAATGGGAGGACCATTGCAGATGTCATCGGTAAATTGCAAGAGAAGCAGTGTGCAGATTATCCATGCTTGATCTAACAAGCGTCTGTTTGGTATTGTGTTCTCAGGTGAAGCCCTGGGGCAGGACACCTTTGCTCCACCCTACTTGGCTCCAAACTCAAGTGCTGAAGTGATCAACAGTGGAGCTAACTATGCTTCTGGTTCTTCTGGCATTCTGGATGAGACTGGTTCTTTTTACGTATGTGGATTCCTCATTATATACTCCATACTTACCCCAGCTTGCTTTGTTTCTGAATTGTGATTGTCTGAAAATGTGAAAGTGGATTGTGATTGATTGTACGTGTGAAATTTTTGATTGGGTTGGCAGATTGGAAGAGTGCCTCTAGGACAGCAAATCAGCTACTTCGAGGAGACCAAAGCTCAGATAGTGGAGATCATGGGGGAGAAAGCTGCGGCTGAGTTCTTGCAGAAGGCGCTCTTTACAGTAGCCGTTGGATCCAATGACATTTTGGAGTATCTCTCACCTTCAATACCGTTCTTTGGACGACAGAAGTCTGATCCTGCAGTTTTTCTGGATACCCTGGTTTCTAACTTGgcatttcatctcaaggtGCCAATAACCCTCTTAACTCAGTGTCCTACCTACTGTAATTTCCTTCCGTTTGCTCCCATTTTAACCTGATCTTACAACTTTCTTTACAAAATGAAGCGGCTGAACGAACTGGGGGCCAGAAAATTTGTCATTGCCGATGTCGGGCCACTCGGTTGCATACCGTACGTTCGTGCTCTGGAGTTCATTCCTGCAGGGGAATGTTCAGCAGCCGCGAACAAGCTCTGCGAAGGTTACAACAAGAGACTGAAGAGGATGATCAACAAGCTGAACCAGGAGATGGGTCCGAAGAGCGTGTTTGTCTACACGAACACGCATGACATCGTGATGGGTATCATTCGGCGGCACGGCCAATACGGTACGCTTCATTTTGCAGCACAAAAACTTGCAGGAAAAAATTGGTACTCGAGCAGTCAGAGTTCTGCATTTTGTAAACTGATGAAGTGTTGGATCTCTTATGCGGCTTGCCAGGTTTCGATAATGCGCTGGACCCTtgctgcggcggcagcttcCCTCCGTTCCTCTGCATCGGCGTGGCCAACTCGAGCTCCACCCTGTGCGAGGACCGCTCAAAGTACGTCTTCTGGGACGCGTTCCACCCGACCGAGGCCGTCAACTTCATCGTCGCCGGTGAAAtcgtcgacggcgacgccgTCGCTGCTTGGCCCATCAACATCCGGGCGCTGTTCCAGTATTAGTTACAGGTGAAAGAAGAAATCGAAGTGCGCAGCGCGCGTCATGGAATGTCTGGCTGGGCTGGATGTGTATTTTTCCGATCGGCATAATTAGATTGGACTGCACGTCAGTCTTTGACGTGTTCAATGTTTTTACTGACGACGGTGACTCTTACGAGCCAAAATTTATGGCGGTTTGGTTGTTGCTGCTCTTTTTCTGAAGTCCGGAAAGAAAAACCGTTGGCAGGAGTGCACGAGCACGACGCAGAAAAGATTTTTCGAAGAGCAAGTGCAAATTACTGCACTCCACGCGGCTATATATATAGGGATGTAGTGACATATGAGACAGTTGGACGCGTCAGGTTCCATGgaggctgccgcggcggctgcggggcCTGGTCAGAAgccagcggccgcggcgggcaAGGCGCCGTCGCTCTCGTCGTCCGTGGTTGCCACGGCGGCGAGCCTCGTGGCGGTCGGCCTGGGCGGCGCCGCGCTGCTGGTGTGGTGGGCGCTGGCGTTCCACCCGGCGCACGCGCGCCTGTGGATGGTGCCCGCGGggctcgtcctcctcggcaCCCCCATCCTCGCCTGGCTCTCCCTCTTCGCctccggccgcggccgcggccacgaCGCGACTGGTGCACATGCAGTTACACCTGCTTAAGCGACCTGCAAGCTTCTGTCTATCCACATAGGAGTGCGGCGTACATagtatatttagaaacggagggaaaacggagggagtactagcgAGCTAGCCATTTCATCCATGCACAGTACTATGATCACTACTCAGCTTCTGTTTAATTAGTTTGATTGCTGCTTTTGATGTACACGAAACATATGTTCAGCGTTTCTACGGCAGTGTTCTTGCGAATGTTCCCGAGTTCTTCTTCACTCTTAACTTTTCGATCGTTTCTATCCGTTCACGCGGCGCCGAAAGTAGTCTAAAGCGAGCGTTCGTGTGCCGATCGAATCGTGCAAAGCCACACTCCCATTGGTCCTGGTCGGCGTCGATCTCGTCCCGTCGGTCGGACCAGGAGGTGGACGTGCATTATGTGCTGCCGCATGGGCATGGCCCCCAGGAAACGATCGTTTCTTTAATCGCCGGGCGGGCACGGATGCTTTCCAGTAGGTTAACGATAATATACTTCGGTACTGGGACTGGAACTAAGGATGCCCGTGAACGTATCATAAGAGGATCGAAGCTTGTTATCTTGTCATCTTAGTTTAAGCAGATAACGTGCTCGGTTCAAATACAGTCACCGCGCACAATGCGCAACGTAGTCAGTGATAAGAGATGCCGTAGGAGCCTCGTTGTTGGAACGTGACGAGCAGGCGATGCAAATCCACAATACTTTGATGGCCCGGTTTCATGTACACAGGAACACATTGGTTGGTTGCCATCCAGATGCGTACTGATGCAGTCATACAGAATGGCAACTGGCTACCTGCGATGCTTATATAGCAGGGAAATTTGGCACCATATTTTGCAGATTGGTGCAGCCCCGTTGTTGGAACCACAAATTATTAATGTGATTTCATGGAATTTCAGATTGAATTCCAATACCCAATTTCATGcaagccaaacaagttggttcCTGAAATTCAAATGAATTCCAGAATTCTATGCCCAAATGATGAAAGTCAAACGACATGCTTAAGAAAATCTCATAGACCACATTTATAACTAAGTCTCATGGAACAACAGTTTCTAGGGCAAGCCTTCTTACAGAACCACGGTTTCTGAGGGCAGACATTCTCACAAACCATATTCGGATAATTAATAGTGTTTGACGGTACTTCCGACAGGTGGGGCAAAGAGCAAAATTTTCAGAAGTTGACATGATCATCAATAGACAAAGGATACTCATGCACACATACATCAAAGCAAGTTCTTTTATTACTACTTGTTGgtcaaaaataatattctCAATATTTACTTTCCCATACACACCTTTTGATTACCTCAATTTCTGTTGTGTCAGGACTACCAATCCACGACGAGCAAATAAGTGTTTCGATGAGACTGCAAGTATGATTTACCGGAGTTTGTTTCTCCGACAAATTGGTGATGACAACAACTGCATACAGCTTTCTCCAAAAACAATCGTGGATGCAATAATTGGTGTCATCACCAATTTGCCGAAGAAGCAAACACCGGCACATCGCACTTGTGGTCTCTTGAAGCACTTATGTTGCTCGACATGCACCGATAGGCCCAACACAACATAAATTAAGGTTATCAAACAATGTGTATGGGAAAATAAATATAGAGAATTTTGATCAAGAAATAGCTAGAAAAGAACTTGCTTAATTTCATGATATGAGCGCATGAGTATCCTTTGTCCAGCTTCTAAAAATTCTGCTCTTCATTGCGACCAATCTTTAAGTTAGTGTCTAGAAATACTATTAGGAAGGATATTTTGGGGCTGCATGAAGTCCAAAGGAACAAAATGGTTAGGCACTTTGCAAACTTTCCAAGCTGAGTTTACATAACTACAGACTTGTGGACTGTTGGCATCAAACGAGAGGCTACATGGCAGTTACTGCTCACTATATTGATGGTTCTTGGAATCTAAAATCTTCCTTGAGGTGAAAATCATTCTTTTTAGCCATTGTAAATCTGAAATGTTTATTTGTTGTTAGTAAATCTGAACTTGCACTTATTTTTATGTCTTAGGTTAATGTATCCACATGCTGCTCAGGTGATATGTGAAGCCTTCCGTACATGTCTTGTTGAGTGGCAGCTTGAGAGGAAGCTATCCATGGTGACCTAAGACAATTGCACATCAAATGACAAGGCTACGAAGATATTGCCAGATAAGTTGGATTCCAAATCACTTATGTTGAGAGGTGCTTTATTGCATACACGTTGTATTGTCCATATATTAAATCTCATCGTAAAAGATGTATAAGTGCTGCTGTTCTGGTTGTTTAGTTGCTGCTGTATAAGGGATGATGTTGTTTATAAGCTGATGCTGTTTATATGCTGCTGTTTAAGTGTTTAATTGTTATATGTTGTTGTTTAACTGCCATggttgctgtttttttttgctccaTGGTTCCCCATGGATATTCGGATATCCAGCGGGTATGGAACTATGGATATGTAGTACTGTACTCCATGAATAGTTTCGTGGGCGGGCAATGGGTGGGAGATGGACATGGATCTGGACAAGGTCCAACCGTCAAGACCCTCTCCATTGCTGTGTCGTGACTTACATATCCTCATACCTAAAGTTGCAAATTTTATGGTCGCATTGTTTCGCCAGAGACTTCATGATGTTCATCCTTGCTCAAGATGCCAGAGCAATCACTTTATTAGACCCCCTGTACTAGCTCAGTTTAAACATACTCCAGTCGTGACCTATTTAACCATAAGTCCACGAAGGGTGTGTTTGGGAGGGCTCTACTTCATCTCAACTCACTTCACCTCTAAACTTCACTCCACCTCAACTCTGCTTCACCTGACAAATATATTTGGCTCTTAACCCAGCTCCAGATCTACATTAGAGAAAGATTATTTTGAAATGTCTAAACTGTCCTTCCTATTTCcatgttctcttttttttcatatcaATTTGAAGACCAAAGTTCTTTGAAGACGCATTACAAAGATGATTTGGCTTACACGAACCTTGATTGTTTgcctgtatttttttttcctgttctCACATACTGCAAAATCAATCAAGCACATGTGAATGATGATTCTTCTACTAGCTCATGCACGCCATGATAACAGAACTAAGAAAAATGTGTGTTTCCAGAAAACATATACGACACAGAACGATCTGAACAAAAAACATAGGCACTGCCTCGATTGGATATTATACAGGGCGGCGAGGTCCTGGACATCCTAGTGAAGCCGGCGGCGGTCCATTCTTTGCTGCAGAACGTCGACACCTAATTCTTGGGAGCTCTGCCCTGATTGTATCTAGGGATGAGAAATAGGGCAGCGGGTTTGAGCATATGGTGGTGAGGTCCAGGAGaatggcgaggaggaaggcagGGCAGAGGAGAAGGTCGGAGATGCTCTGGACGGGAGGAGCTTCGCCAGGCTGGGAGCGCTGTACCATGGGGGAAGAGGATGGGATGAAAAAGAATCAGGGAAAATGAGGAATCAGGGCAGGGGGTGGGTGGTCAGACGGGGTTATATCAGTGGCATTGGTGGGTAGTTCTATCCCAACTAGTCTGAAGTGGAGCAGGTGAAGCACCATTTTTCCAACTCCACAATTTGAACTAGAGGGTACTGGTAGTTCTGCTGCACTCCACCGAAATTGTGGAGTCTGAGGTGTTTGGGACAGCTTAACCTGCATCACTGTTGAAGCTGTAAAGGGGAGCTGTCCCAAACACGCCCGAAGTAACAAATCCTGGTTGGAATGACAATATTTATCTTTGGCATCGTATATTACCAATTGATGTTCCAGCAAAGCCAGGCAGGTGACTTGCTCTGAAAAGCACTACAACCATTTATTGAATTTTCTAATGCccaaggtaaaaaaaaaatcaagtacaGTGATAAGTGgttattttgttttaaatttcATGCACTGATGGAATGGTGAAGCACTAGAACCGCTGGTTTGCACAGTGGCTATTCTATATCACACATTCCTCAACAGTTTTGTGTGTGATCCCTCATGATAATTACATGTAGTGCACAAGCAGGATGGTTATGgaccaaggaaatagttttcAGTACACCTACTGAAGTACAAAGAGGATGAATTTGAAGATAGTATCCCTCACGTTGTACAGGTGTTCCTTAGGATCAGGAAGTAAATAGTTTACTAAGAGATAATTAGTTGTGGCCTTAGTTCTATATGACACGGTCCTAAttaatatcttttttttcacacACATTTGAGCCGAAGTTGATTTGTAACTTATGCAGCATCGTTAGACTTTCTTTTGTACTAACATGAAGTTCACGTGCAGGCTTACAAGTATACAAAATACAAGAACTACTCTGAAAAAGATAATACAAGAAATATTCAGAAATAGAACGCACCAGGATTCAGATGAACATGTTTCAAATTGGATGGCCACCCCAATCAGACAGTTTCAGCTTCAGGGTGGACTTTGGATCCAGGGTAAGAAAAGAGTTGGATAGCATTCTTGTAGCTCATCTCGGCCAGTGTTGTCTCTGGCATTTCCAGTAGTGATGCCACAAACTTCAGAACCTGAAGAGAACAGCCATTTTTAGAAAGGGGGCAGCTTATTAGAATTCTTTTCTAAATCCATGATTGCTCAATATGAGAATGTGAATTTGTAAAGTAAGTAAACCCGAGCGGACTGGCCACTGTGTGCCAGTGCTGCGAGTGGATGTATGAAGCAGTTCAATAAAAATTAACAAAAGCACATAGAGTAACAGTTCAATACTAAGATCACTGGAATAAGATCATACTGAACAGGGAACATTAATGTTGAAACAGTACTCAAACAGAGAAAATATTGTCCCCGGAAAGGTTTAGTTGTTCATAGACTATAGCATATTAGTTGAGTCGAGATTCAGAGATCTGCAACAAAGCAATACACAAAAGTGATGTGGACGATTTGCTAAGAACATTATCAGGCAAAGGCATCAGGGCACAAATCATACAATGTGGATATTAGCTGGATGGTTCAAGGATTCATTTGAAGAAGTAGCTGCCTGAGAATTTGCATCTCTGTGGCACTTATAACCATCTGCGCCTGAACTGTCAACAAGGACTGTTGACAGAGAAACATCGTCCATCTTTGGTAAAGCATCCGGTGCATCTGTCTCTAACAGAATTTTGTCCAAGGGTATCTATTAAAAGTACAAATGCAGTTCACTAGTAAATCCGTGTGAGGTGGAATCATGTGGAATATAACTAACCCAGTAAGATCTCGAGGAAAAAAGAATTAACACTTACTGCTTGCAGAATTTGCTTTGCCTTAGTGGATTTCAGGCCTGTAAGGAAACCAGACAACGAAAAGTAACAACCTAAATTTGCAAGGCTGATCACCATTTCTGCAGATCCCATATAGGAATGCAGCAGCACACCTGCTGGGAAAGGCCCAGATTGCCTGCAAGCAACCAAAGTGTTAATATAATGAAGGCAATATACACCAGTTATTTACAGAGAAAATTATGAGAAGCTACAGGACATCCACAATAGCATAATGGAAGTCTGGTGAAACACGTACTTTAGTGTGACAGTTTTATCTAGGACCAGCACTTTTCTTGAGGTTTTGATAATCTATGTAATGAAGAGTTTCTAAACCTTCCAAGAAACTGGTGTTTACCATATCCTGAGTAaactatttaaaaaaatagtgaTGTCAACgtacacaaaaaaaactaccCGTACCTTAGTTCATGACATGGGGGATGATGGCTCTATGGCCAGTACGGTGACCCTGAGCCCAAGAGGCACAGCAGCTCCATGAAAGTAGCCGCACCTCAAGGGCAGGGAGGAAATGGACGGGATAATTAGATTGATTTGTTCTTTACCCTCATAACGATTACATAGGGCCCTTTCATAGGGAAGAGTAAACATGACATCCAAGAAACTAACCtctactttcctaacaaaccatATCTTAATATTCATATCTAATCTCTTGCCTAACTAATCtaaaaggtactccctccgtcccaaaataactgtCGTGGATTTGTACAagatcttatacaaattcacgacacttattttgggacggagggagtactatactACTATATCGTCCCTTATTTGGATGCCTAGGGTTGTGTCCCTATAGAGATGTATGCCCATGGTGCGTACATAACCATACGGGAAAGAGTGGAAATAATGAAGATAAAATAAAGATCAAATATGCCTTACTTTAGTATTTCCAGTAGATCACCAAAGGCACGTACACAATGAACAGAAACAGGTTTCTCCAACTCCTTAGCAAGTTCAAGTTGTCGTTGGAATACTTCAACCTGTGACAATATAGATATGCTAATGTTATGGTTAGATAAGAAACAGTACAACTGAAGCCATGGAATTAGCTAAAATGGCTATATCCACCAGATCATATAACTGAATCTTATGGTTAAAACCATATGCAACAAGAAGTGCAGATGGGTCAATGCTAAGAAACCTGTTCTCCAAAGTCAATAGTTTTGCCGTGCGAGCCTTTGTCCAGACCAATCTGCATAATAGTGAAATGTACAAGATATCACCGCACATGCTAAAAGGGAAACAGAAGATACATAGACCAATTTCGATAGTTATTATTACATTCGATTCAGAGACGGTCTTCTCGGCTTTAGAATTACAGTAAGCAGATGATCGTAATTTAGAGAACTGATGCCTAGGGAAGCCTTAGTTTGCACTTCATGTCACTCCAGAGAATTACTGCATTTCCATTAGTTGCTAAATGACCTGGAAGTGTAACAAATTGACGGATAAAGCTCACCTCGCCAACAGCCGCTTCTGGGGTCTCCGAGAAGAACCGCCGGAGCGAATCCATCCAATCGGGCGACCTCTCCGGTACCCACCTACCAAATTCAGGAGTTCAGAAACCACAGA contains:
- the LOC100842108 gene encoding rho GTPase-activating protein 5, whose amino-acid sequence is MAPFQMRFGLRPVSPSRSYDEEEEEEEEDEEEEFDEDEEEDMEVESEGTASPPPPMAMQGGRGAVGGGLVGAVVGALRRSLVMCSAGAVGGEEESTDDSEGGEEEGMEIGRPMDVRHVSHVTFDRFGGFLGLPADLEPDVPRPTPGVSASVFGVSPTSLQCSYDQRGNSVPIILLMMQRELYLREGLKIEGIFRINAENSQEVRVRDQLNSGVVPDQVDLHCLAGLIKAWFRELPTGVLDSLTAEQVMHCNTEEECALLASMLPPIEAALLDWAINLMADVVEHENYNKMNARNIAMVFAPNMTQMADPLTALMHAVQVMNFLKTLIMKSLKEREEAAGAPKPLQSCSDSPNDQEEPQMPEHLEKPFSCSNQESTDHPMIDKATSEKLLFEAEQVLHHDSRHGFEGQDKCDMDHKKCHSGVSPLGDEANNQVNSSGKEFGSRNAEGLFDRFSFRKGVERLCRHPVFQLSRSMKKSPDVVVFDGTREARQAWV
- the LOC100835179 gene encoding GDSL esterase/lipase At5g41890 isoform X1, with product MTMSNGTDAGTIRMHMPLLPSACGGIYAILEAFHGCIIRKMAVLPPPCCSSFLTALMLLLFRPSPASPHAFFIFGDSLVDAGNNDYLVTLSKANAPPYGVDFSFSGGKPTGRFTNGRTIADVIGEALGQDTFAPPYLAPNSSAEVINSGANYASGSSGILDETGSFYIGRVPLGQQISYFEETKAQIVEIMGEKAAAEFLQKALFTVAVGSNDILEYLSPSIPFFGRQKSDPAVFLDTLVSNLAFHLKRLNELGARKFVIADVGPLGCIPYVRALEFIPAGECSAAANKLCEGYNKRLKRMINKLNQEMGPKSVFVYTNTHDIVMGIIRRHGQYGFDNALDPCCGGSFPPFLCIGVANSSSTLCEDRSKYVFWDAFHPTEAVNFIVAGEIVDGDAVAAWPINIRALFQY
- the LOC100835179 gene encoding GDSL esterase/lipase At5g41890 isoform X2; its protein translation is MTMSNGTDAGTIRMHMPLLPSACGGIYAILEAFHGCIIPSPHAFFIFGDSLVDAGNNDYLVTLSKANAPPYGVDFSFSGGKPTGRFTNGRTIADVIGEALGQDTFAPPYLAPNSSAEVINSGANYASGSSGILDETGSFYIGRVPLGQQISYFEETKAQIVEIMGEKAAAEFLQKALFTVAVGSNDILEYLSPSIPFFGRQKSDPAVFLDTLVSNLAFHLKRLNELGARKFVIADVGPLGCIPYVRALEFIPAGECSAAANKLCEGYNKRLKRMINKLNQEMGPKSVFVYTNTHDIVMGIIRRHGQYGFDNALDPCCGGSFPPFLCIGVANSSSTLCEDRSKYVFWDAFHPTEAVNFIVAGEIVDGDAVAAWPINIRALFQY
- the LOC100842417 gene encoding uncharacterized protein LOC100842417, which gives rise to MRQLDASGSMEAAAAAAGPGQKPAAAAGKAPSLSSSVVATAASLVAVGLGGAALLVWWALAFHPAHARLWMVPAGLVLLGTPILAWLSLFASGRGRGHDATGAHAVTPA
- the LOC100835490 gene encoding uncharacterized protein LOC100835490 isoform X1; translation: MAQAPGRAASAVRLFDAHCHLQDPRIAAAAPTIIRAATASGVARFAVNGTSEKDWHLVKQMAQEHPSVVPCFGLHPWWVPERSPDWMDSLRRFFSETPEAAVGEIGLDKGSHGKTIDFGEQVEVFQRQLELAKELEKPVSVHCVRAFGDLLEILKQSGPFPAGVLLHSYMGSAEMVISLANLGCYFSLSGFLTGLKSTKAKQILQAIPLDKILLETDAPDALPKMDDVSLSTVLVDSSGADGYKCHRDANSQAATSSNESLNHPANIHIVLKFVASLLEMPETTLAEMSYKNAIQLFSYPGSKVHPEAETV
- the LOC100835490 gene encoding uncharacterized protein LOC100835490 isoform X2, translating into MAQAPGRAASAVRLFDAHCHLQDPRIAAAAPTIIRAATASGVARFAVNGTSEKDWHLVKQMAQEHPSVVPCFGLHPWWVPERSPDWMDSLRRFFSETPEAAVGEIGLDKGSHGKTIDFGEQVEVFQRQLELAKELEKPVSVHCVRAFGDLLEILKQSGPFPAGVLLHSYMGSAEMVISLANLGCYFSLSGFLTGLKSTKAKQILQAVLKFVASLLEMPETTLAEMSYKNAIQLFSYPGSKVHPEAETV